The stretch of DNA CAGGACCGTTCCCTGGCCGGGCCCTACTCGGCAGAATCCTGCCCGGACCTGCGCGAGGAGAAGCCGCGTACGTCCCGATGACCGTGGTGGTCCAGCAACTGGCGGCGCTGCTAACGGGGGGCCGTGCGCCCGCCCGGCTGTGGGATGAACTTTGGCTGCTCTATGCCGGGAGCACCTCGCCGGACGGACGGTGGGGCCAGGGCCGGGGGCCCCAGCTGGCCCCGGTATCCGGGGCCATGCTGGCGGCGGCCCGGGCGGCAGCGCTGCGCGGGTCGCCTGTGGCGGCAGCCATCCGCAGTACTGCGGCGGGCGCGTTCCTCGCTGGGAGTGCCAGCGGCGCCGGAAGGGCCGCCAGCGCGATCGGCCGCGCGGCCAACCCGGCGGTGGGCCGGGAGCAGAGGGTATGGGGCGAACTCGCCGCGTGCTTCGACATCGCGGAGGCCAGCGGCTGCCCGCTGGCGGACGTGCTGACGCGGTTCGCCGCGCAACTCGAAGCGGAGGATGACTCCGAAGCCGCCCGCCAGACGGCACTGGCCGGTCCGAGGGCAACGGTCCGGCTGCTGGGCTGGCTGCCTTTGCTGGGACTCGGACTGGGCATGATACTGGGCGTGGACCCGGTCAGGATCCTGCTCGGGACCCCGTTCGGGATGGCGGCGCTCGCCACGGGCAGTGCCCTCACCATGGTCGGGCGGATCTGGTCAGCCAGGCTTGTCCGGGCGGCGGCAGGGCCGCCGTGAACGGAGTGCTGACCAGCGTGGTGGTCGCGGTTTGCCTGGCCGGCGCAGCCGTTCTGGCGCTCGCCGATGGCGGCAGGATAGGACGGTGGCTCAGGCGCCGAAGCCCGGGCCGGCAGGAGGGGGCGGAGCGCCGGCTCTCCGGGGCAGAGGCCGAGGGGGACCGGAGGACAGATCAAGGCGGTCTTCGGGACACTGCCATGATGCTGGAACTGATCGGAGCAATGCTCGATGCCGGAGCCGGGCTCGGCCGATCCTTGGAGTTGGTTGCTACGCTCGCCTCGCCCGAGCTCAGCCGTCCGTTGAGGCCCGTTGTGTCAGCGCTTGCCATCGGCGCCGACTGGGACACGGCCTGGCGCAGTTCCGAAGTCCGGTCGCCGGAACTCTGTGCCCTGCGGGATGCCCTCGGGTTCGCCGCCCTGACCGGGGCGCCGTCCGCGGCCATCCTGTACGCGCAGGCAGCACGCATGCGGCGCGCGCGGTTCAGGACCGCCGAGAAACGGGCCGCAGCCCTGGGCGTGAAGCTGGTGATCCCCTTGGGCCTCTGTTCCTTGCCAGCCTTCGTATGCCTTGGCGTCGTTCCGGTGCTGCTGGCCATGCTGCCGGCCTGATCATGCCGGCCCGGGGGTGGCGCAGCGGGCTCATGCGGGGCCCTGCCGGGACCGGACCACCCTCAGCCGGCCCTCCCGCGTCGCGGCGATGACGATGTTTGAGTGCTCCTCCACACCCTTGCGGGACAAGGCGTTATCCACTTGGCCGCTTTGAGTGCTTACCTCCCCCTGCGGGAACCGGGAGAGTCAAAGCAGCCGGCAATTCCGCCGGATCATCGTGAAAGGAAAGCACATGTCAATCGATCAGGACGTATCCGGCAAAGCCCGCGTGGCGCCGGAATTCTCCGGATCCGCGGAGGTCCGCGAAATCTATCCCGGCGCTTCCGCTGCCGGCCCCATCCAGCCCCTCAGCCGGAAAAGACGCCATGGTTCCGAGACGGGGATGGCGACCGCAGAGTACGCGATAGCTACGCTGGCCGCCGTCGGCTTCGCCGGAATCCTCGTATTCATCCTGCGCAGTGACGAGGTCCGCGGATTCCTGCTGAACCTCATCCGCGCGGCGCTGGCATTGCCGTGAGGTGCGGGTGGAGGGAAGCAGAGGGTGGAGGCCGCGGGCCACGCAAAGGGCACTTCCTCCGATGCGCCGCGGCTGAGACCATTTCCGGCCGGAGCCTTGGGGCTACCCGACGGGCCTCCCCCGGATCGGCAGCCCCACCGGTGCCCACCCGTGCCTGGGCCCGGATGTGCCATCGAAACGAATCATGCCGAGGCGCGGTAACGGCCGAGTTCGCCGTGGCGTTACCTGCTGTGCTGTTGCTGCTTGCACTGTTGCTCGCGGGCTCGGCAGCGGGCGTGACGCAGCTCCGCCTGGAGGAGGCGGCCCGGGCAGGTGCGAGGGCCTTGGCCAGGGGCGACGACGCTGCCGCCGTTGACGGGATTGTCCGGCGGCTCGCCGGCGGGTCGGCCACGTCGGCTGTGGAATCCGATGGGGAATGGCTCGCCGTCAGGGTCTCCGGCAGGGTGGCCGGGGCTGTGGGTTCGCTGATTCCCTGGACCTTGTCCGCCCGGGCATGGGCGCGCGGAGAGTCGTCTGACTCGCCCGCGCTCGTCCTCATAGACGGGTTTTACTCGCGAACTCTGGGGTGGCCCGCATGAACCTTCGGCCGCGGCGCGGCTCAGAGCTCGGATCGGGCACAGTGCTGGCTATGGCGCTTGGCCTGGTTGTCCTCATGGCGACGGCAGCGACCGTACTCCTGTCGCAATCTGCCGTGATGGCATCCCGGGCAGCGGCAGCCGCTGATCTGGCAGCGCTGGCGGCTGCGGACGCGGCCCGGGGAATCACCGTAGGCGAGCCGTGCGTCGTTGCGGAGGAGGTTGCGCGCCGGAACGCCGCGCGGATCCTGAGCTGCGTGGAAGGTCCAGACGGCACGGTACTGGTCCGTACCGAACTCAGCGCGGGGACCATCCTCGGGACGGCCACGGGGCAGGCGAGGGCAGGCCCCCCGCCGGACCAAGCCACGGGGCCGTACCCGTAGGCGCGCCACGTCTGTCCGGCCCCACATTCCTGGCATTGATTTCCTGGTCCTGAGTGCCTTAGTTGGGTGCCGGCTCAGGCCTGGAGCGTGGGGCGGGCGTGAGCGGGGTGGTCCAGGTCGTTCGGCCCGGCCTCACCCGGGCCGGCACCCATCAGTTCGGTGGCATCCCTGAGCAGCACGTCGATCAGAGTGACGGCGGCGCCCTTGTCCAGCGGGTTGTTCTTGTTGCCGCACTTGGGTGACTGCACACAGGATGGGCAGCCGGACTCGCATTCGCAGGCCTTGATCGCGTCGCGGGTGGCGGACAGCCAGACCCGGGCCTTGTCATAGCCTCGTTCGGCGAAGCCGGCGCCGCCGGGATGGCCGTCGTACACGAAGATGGTCGGCACTCCGGTGTCGGCGTGGATGGCCGTGGATACTCCGCCGATGTCCCAGCGGTCGCTGGAGGCCACGAGCGGCAGCAGACCGATGGCCGCGTGCTCGGCCGCGTGCAGGGCGCCGGGGAACTGCGCCTCGATCAGCCCGGCGCCCGTCAGCGTACGGTTGTCCATCACGAACCAGACGGCCTTGGTGAACAGCTCCCTGGCTCCCAGTTGCAGCGGTTCTTCTCCCAGAATCTCATTTGAGATCAGTGCCTTGCGCTGGAAGGAGACCACCTGTGTCGTCACCTTCACGTCCCCGAAATGCACGGCGACGTCGCCCCACCGGGTGGTGCGCTGGGTGTCCAGCACCTCGATCTGGGTCACGTCCCGGGCGGTCGTGTAGTAATCCGGATTGGCCCGGCGCACCACGACGCAGTGGTCATCCTCGTTCAGATCCTCCACGACGTAGCTGTCCCCTTGATGGACATAGATGGCGCCGGTGTGGGCCTGATAGTGCGTCTGGGGCGAATCCATGGTGCCGAGCAGGGAGCCGGTGTCGGCATCGACGATGCTCACCGGGCCGCCGCCGTCGGCCCTCAGGTTCACCATGGCTGCGGCGCTTTGCGGGTGCGTCCAGAACCACCCGGCTGGACGCTTTCGGAGGTAGCCCTGCGCCACCAGTTGGCCCAGCAGCTTCTCGGCAGTGCCGCCGAACAGCCCAAGTTCCGCGTACCCCAGCGGCAGTTCCGCGGCGGCGGCGCAGAGGTGCGGGCCCAGCACATAGGGATTGGAGGGATCGAAGACCGTGGCCTCCACTGAGACATCGAAGATGGCCTCCGGGTGGTTCACCAGGTAGGTGTCCAACGGGTCATCGCTCGCCACGAAGGCGGCGATGGCATCCTGGCCGGCGCGGCCCGCGCGGCCGATCTGCTGGAACAACGATGCGCGGGTGCCCGGCCAGCCGGCGACCAGCACGGCGTCCAGCCCGGAGATATCGATGCCGAGTTCCAGGGCGGAGGTGCTGGACACGCCCAGCAGTTCGCCGGAGCGCAACGATTTCTCCAAAGCCCGCCGCTCCTCCGGCAGGTAGCCGGAGCGGTAGGCCGCCACGCGCTGGGGCAGGCTCGGGTCCACTTCGTCCAGGAGGCGCTTGGCGATGGAAGAAATCGTCTCGGCCCCGCGGCGGGATTTGATGAAGGCTATGGTCCGGACCCGAGAGGACACCAGATTGGCCAGCAGGTCCGCTGTTTCGGCCACGGCGGTCCGGCGCTCTCTGGCGCCGTTCTCACCCCGCAGCTCCGTCAGCGCCGGCTCCCAGAAGGCGACCGTCGTGGAGCCGTGCGGCGAGGAATCCTCGGACACCGCACGGACCGGGGCCCCGATGAGCCGGCCGAAAGAGGCCCCCGGCTCGGATGCCGTGGCGGACGCCGCGATGAACACGGGCCCGGGATGGGAGGTGCCGGGGCTGTAGTAGGCGCAGATCCGGCGCAGCCGGCGCATCAGGTTCGCCACATGGGATCCGAAAACGCCACGATAACTGTGGGCTTCGTCCACGATCACATAGCGGAGCCGCCGGAAGAACCGGGCCCACCAGGCGTGGTTGGGGAGGATCCCAAAGTGCAGCATGTCAGGGTTGGCCAGGATGAAGTTCGCGTGATCCCGGATCCAGCGGCGGGATGCGGGGTCGGTATCGCCATCGTAGGTTTCGGCCCGGACGGTGGGCAGCTTGAGCGCCCGGATGGCGGCCAGCTGGTCGGCCGCCAGAGCCTTGGTGGGGGACAAGTAGAGGGTCACGGCACCGTCGTCGTGGATCTTGCCCGGCTCGGCCAGGACCCGGAGTTCGGAACGGTGGATCGCATCCAGCGCGGGCAGCTGGTAGGCCAGTGACTTGCCGGAGGCAGTCCCGGTGGCGATCACCACGTTCTCCCCGGCGTGGGCCAGCTCGGCGGCCCGGATCTGGTGTCGGTACGGCTCGTGGATGCCGAGCGAGCCGTAAGCGTTCACCAGATCGGGGTGGGCCCACTCGGGCCACGGCGCGTGCAGGGCCTCCCGGGCCGGGATGGTGCGCACATGTCGCAGCTGTTCCGGGTCCGGGCCGCGGCCCAGCAACGGAATCAGGGATTCATGTGGGTTCACTTGTACATTGTTTCACCCGGCCCCAAACCGCCCGGGCAAACAGGGACAGGGCAAACACCGTCCGGGCACGGCCCATGCAAGCGCTGCCCGTGCAACAGAGTCCCGGAGCGGGGCAGACGTCAGCCCACCGACAGATCGGTGCCTTCGTCCGAGGCGGTCAGCATCAGCACATGGCACACCGTGCTCCAACCCAGATGCGAGTACAGCTTCTGACCGTCCAGCGAGGCCAGCAGCAGCCCGGTTTCGACGTCGTGCTCGAAGGCCAGGGCCGCGAGTGCCTTCATGATGAAGCTGCCCAGTCCGCGGCGCTGGTAGTCGGGCTCCGTCACGATCTTGTCAAAGATGGCCGTGTGGTCCGCCACAAAAACCTGGCCGCTGGCGGCCAGCTCCTCGCCGGCCTGGACGACGGCGTGGTGGACGCCGTTGACTTTGGAGGTCACCAGGTTCAGGCTCTCATCGGAAAGCCAGGGGTCTTCGGAATCCTGGGTCTCCATGTCCACGATCATCATGGTCTGGGACGCCGAGGTGACGTTCAGCCCGTGTTTCTGCGCCAGGAACGTGTATCGCGCCACGTCGTTGGTGAGGACCGTGAGGATCCTGGCCGGCACCTCGGCCGTCTTCGCCGCCAGCTCCGCAAACTCGGCATCGGAGGGGTCATGGGCGAAATATTCCCAGTCATGGGTTGTGTCTGCGCGCAGCGCCGCAGGGAATCGGCCCTCCTTGCGCGTCTCATAGCCCCGGCAACCGGCCCAGCCGGCAACCCAGACTTCCAGCAGGTGGGCGGTGTCCTCAACCATGGCCTCAAGACTCATGTGATGAGCGTATTCCAGCCCCGCCACAAGCAACAGGGGGCGGGTCCGG from Arthrobacter sp. PAMC25564 encodes:
- a CDS encoding Rv3654c family TadE-like protein; the protein is MALGLVVLMATAATVLLSQSAVMASRAAAAADLAALAAADAARGITVGEPCVVAEEVARRNAARILSCVEGPDGTVLVRTELSAGTILGTATGQARAGPPPDQATGPYP
- a CDS encoding DUF4244 domain-containing protein — encoded protein: MSIDQDVSGKARVAPEFSGSAEVREIYPGASAAGPIQPLSRKRRHGSETGMATAEYAIATLAAVGFAGILVFILRSDEVRGFLLNLIRAALALP
- a CDS encoding type II secretion system F family protein is translated as MNGVLTSVVVAVCLAGAAVLALADGGRIGRWLRRRSPGRQEGAERRLSGAEAEGDRRTDQGGLRDTAMMLELIGAMLDAGAGLGRSLELVATLASPELSRPLRPVVSALAIGADWDTAWRSSEVRSPELCALRDALGFAALTGAPSAAILYAQAARMRRARFRTAEKRAAALGVKLVIPLGLCSLPAFVCLGVVPVLLAMLPA
- a CDS encoding GNAT family N-acetyltransferase, which gives rise to MSLEAMVEDTAHLLEVWVAGWAGCRGYETRKEGRFPAALRADTTHDWEYFAHDPSDAEFAELAAKTAEVPARILTVLTNDVARYTFLAQKHGLNVTSASQTMMIVDMETQDSEDPWLSDESLNLVTSKVNGVHHAVVQAGEELAASGQVFVADHTAIFDKIVTEPDYQRRGLGSFIMKALAALAFEHDVETGLLLASLDGQKLYSHLGWSTVCHVLMLTASDEGTDLSVG
- a CDS encoding TadE family type IV pilus minor pilin, translated to MCHRNESCRGAVTAEFAVALPAVLLLLALLLAGSAAGVTQLRLEEAARAGARALARGDDAAAVDGIVRRLAGGSATSAVESDGEWLAVRVSGRVAGAVGSLIPWTLSARAWARGESSDSPALVLIDGFYSRTLGWPA
- a CDS encoding DEAD/DEAH box helicase — translated: MNPHESLIPLLGRGPDPEQLRHVRTIPAREALHAPWPEWAHPDLVNAYGSLGIHEPYRHQIRAAELAHAGENVVIATGTASGKSLAYQLPALDAIHRSELRVLAEPGKIHDDGAVTLYLSPTKALAADQLAAIRALKLPTVRAETYDGDTDPASRRWIRDHANFILANPDMLHFGILPNHAWWARFFRRLRYVIVDEAHSYRGVFGSHVANLMRRLRRICAYYSPGTSHPGPVFIAASATASEPGASFGRLIGAPVRAVSEDSSPHGSTTVAFWEPALTELRGENGARERRTAVAETADLLANLVSSRVRTIAFIKSRRGAETISSIAKRLLDEVDPSLPQRVAAYRSGYLPEERRALEKSLRSGELLGVSSTSALELGIDISGLDAVLVAGWPGTRASLFQQIGRAGRAGQDAIAAFVASDDPLDTYLVNHPEAIFDVSVEATVFDPSNPYVLGPHLCAAAAELPLGYAELGLFGGTAEKLLGQLVAQGYLRKRPAGWFWTHPQSAAAMVNLRADGGGPVSIVDADTGSLLGTMDSPQTHYQAHTGAIYVHQGDSYVVEDLNEDDHCVVVRRANPDYYTTARDVTQIEVLDTQRTTRWGDVAVHFGDVKVTTQVVSFQRKALISNEILGEEPLQLGARELFTKAVWFVMDNRTLTGAGLIEAQFPGALHAAEHAAIGLLPLVASSDRWDIGGVSTAIHADTGVPTIFVYDGHPGGAGFAERGYDKARVWLSATRDAIKACECESGCPSCVQSPKCGNKNNPLDKGAAVTLIDVLLRDATELMGAGPGEAGPNDLDHPAHARPTLQA